Proteins encoded together in one Lachnospiraceae bacterium JLR.KK008 window:
- a CDS encoding ABC transporter substrate-binding protein, translated as MKKTSVIMFLLLICVFAFSCRNDTMTEDVSEEAAESECIVVGFSQLGAESDWRSANSESMRSTFTEEAGYRLLFEDGQQKQANQIMAIRMFIQQEVDYIVLAPVTETGWDTVLQEAKDAGIPVIIVDRMVDVSDESLFTCWVGSDFELESKKAAQWLHQYAQIHEIPPEAINIVNIQGTIGASAQIGRTKGLADAVRENDWNLLAAVPGDFTRAKGREVMESLLKKYVDINVVYCENDNEALGAIDAIEAFGRRVGSRIMDGEIMVISFDGVNKEAMRHVSDGKIRCIAECNPLHGPRVRTVIEMLEQGKTPDKFYYVEEGMYTHDDTVKAVMVDGRKYPVTVVSETVNE; from the coding sequence ATGAAAAAAACTTCTGTGATCATGTTCCTCCTGCTTATCTGTGTTTTTGCATTCAGTTGCCGGAACGATACAATGACAGAGGACGTGTCGGAAGAAGCTGCGGAAAGCGAATGTATTGTCGTGGGCTTTTCCCAGCTTGGCGCGGAATCGGACTGGAGGAGCGCCAACTCAGAGTCCATGAGATCGACATTTACGGAGGAAGCAGGGTATCGCCTGCTTTTTGAGGATGGGCAGCAAAAACAGGCCAATCAGATCATGGCGATTCGTATGTTTATCCAGCAGGAAGTAGATTATATCGTGCTCGCGCCGGTGACAGAGACCGGGTGGGACACTGTCCTCCAGGAGGCGAAAGATGCGGGTATACCAGTCATTATCGTAGACCGCATGGTGGATGTATCGGATGAAAGCCTGTTTACCTGCTGGGTCGGTTCTGACTTTGAGTTAGAGAGCAAAAAAGCGGCGCAGTGGCTGCATCAGTATGCGCAGATTCATGAGATTCCCCCGGAGGCGATCAACATCGTCAATATACAGGGGACAATCGGGGCTTCCGCCCAGATCGGACGCACAAAAGGGCTTGCGGATGCCGTGAGAGAGAATGACTGGAACCTGCTTGCGGCTGTTCCGGGCGATTTTACACGGGCCAAAGGGAGAGAAGTGATGGAATCTCTTCTGAAAAAATATGTGGACATCAATGTCGTCTACTGTGAGAATGACAATGAGGCGCTTGGAGCCATTGATGCCATCGAAGCATTCGGAAGGCGGGTCGGTTCACGTATTATGGACGGTGAGATCATGGTCATTTCTTTTGATGGCGTCAATAAAGAGGCCATGCGCCATGTCTCAGACGGTAAGATCCGCTGTATTGCGGAATGCAATCCGCTGCATGGTCCCCGCGTGAGGACGGTGATCGAAATGCTGGAGCAGGGAAAGACACCGGACAAGTTCTACTACGTGGAAGAAGGCATGTACACGCATGACGATACGGTGAAGGCAGTGATGGTGGATGGCAGGAAATATCCGGTAACAGTCGTATCGGAAACAGTTAATGAATAA
- a CDS encoding FGGY-family carbohydrate kinase, with the protein MGIDKKAAKEIIEAGKAVLGIEFGSTRIKAVLVGADHAPIASGSHDWENDYVDGIWTYALDKIHTGLQDCYRSLLEDVKAQYGVSIKSLGAIGFSAMMHGYMAFNKDDELLVPFRTWRNTITGQASAELTKLFNYNIPQRWSISHLYQAILNHEEHVKDVTFFTTLAGYIHWKLTGEKVLGVGDASGMFPIDIATGGFHKKMIAQFNEKVASCSYPWKLEEILPGVLSAGEDAGKLTAEGAKFLDLSGELEAGIPLCPPEGDAGTGMAATNSVAVRTGNVSAGTSVFGMIVLEKELQKVHEEIDLVTTPSGHLVAMAHCNNCTSDLNAWVNLFKEFAEDMGMNVDMSDLFGKLYRKALEGDDDCGGLLAYNYLSGEHVVGMEEGRPLFVRTPNSKFSLANFMRVHLFASLGVLKTGLDILFKEEGVQVDEILGHGGLFKTKGVGQRILAAAINTPVSVMETAGEGGAWGIALLASYMVHKQDGETLDGFLNRAVFAGEKGSRMEPDAKDVAGFDAFMERYTRGLPIERAAIDFLK; encoded by the coding sequence ATGGGGATTGACAAAAAGGCAGCAAAAGAGATCATTGAAGCCGGAAAAGCCGTGCTGGGTATCGAATTTGGTTCTACCCGTATTAAGGCAGTGCTTGTGGGAGCGGACCATGCACCGATCGCATCAGGCAGCCATGACTGGGAGAACGACTATGTGGATGGGATCTGGACGTATGCGCTCGATAAGATTCATACGGGACTACAGGACTGTTACCGGAGTCTCCTAGAGGATGTAAAGGCGCAGTATGGCGTTTCGATCAAATCGCTGGGGGCGATCGGGTTCAGTGCGATGATGCACGGTTATATGGCTTTTAACAAAGACGATGAACTTCTCGTACCGTTCCGCACATGGAGAAATACGATTACGGGGCAGGCGTCCGCAGAGCTGACAAAGCTGTTCAACTATAATATTCCGCAGAGATGGAGTATTTCGCATCTCTATCAGGCGATCTTAAACCACGAAGAACATGTGAAAGACGTAACATTTTTTACGACGCTGGCAGGTTACATCCATTGGAAACTGACCGGAGAGAAAGTGCTCGGTGTGGGCGATGCGTCGGGTATGTTCCCGATTGATATTGCCACCGGCGGTTTCCACAAAAAGATGATCGCTCAGTTTAACGAAAAGGTGGCTTCCTGTAGCTATCCATGGAAGCTGGAAGAGATTCTTCCCGGAGTGTTATCAGCCGGGGAAGATGCCGGAAAACTGACGGCAGAAGGAGCGAAATTCCTTGACTTGTCCGGAGAGCTGGAGGCAGGTATCCCGCTCTGTCCGCCGGAGGGAGACGCTGGGACCGGTATGGCGGCGACAAACAGCGTGGCAGTGCGTACGGGTAATGTATCTGCCGGTACAAGCGTATTTGGCATGATTGTTTTGGAGAAGGAACTTCAGAAAGTACATGAGGAGATTGATCTCGTGACAACTCCGAGCGGTCATCTTGTGGCAATGGCACACTGCAACAACTGCACTTCCGACCTTAATGCGTGGGTGAATCTCTTTAAGGAATTTGCGGAAGATATGGGCATGAACGTTGATATGAGCGATCTGTTCGGAAAGCTGTACCGTAAGGCGCTGGAAGGCGATGATGACTGCGGCGGTCTTCTGGCATACAATTATTTGTCTGGGGAGCATGTTGTCGGTATGGAGGAGGGCAGACCATTGTTTGTCCGTACGCCGAATTCGAAGTTTAGCCTTGCGAATTTCATGCGTGTACATCTCTTTGCTTCTCTCGGTGTGTTAAAGACAGGACTGGATATACTTTTTAAGGAGGAAGGCGTTCAGGTAGACGAGATTCTTGGACATGGCGGATTGTTCAAAACGAAGGGCGTAGGACAGAGAATCCTTGCGGCAGCAATCAACACTCCGGTTTCCGTGATGGAGACGGCGGGAGAAGGCGGTGCGTGGGGGATTGCCCTGCTTGCTTCGTATATGGTTCATAAGCAGGATGGGGAAACGCTGGACGGATTTTTGAACAGAGCCGTTTTTGCAGGAGAAAAAGGCAGCCGGATGGAGCCGGATGCAAAAGATGTAGCCGGATTTGATGCGTTTATGGAGCGGTATACAAGGGGACTTCCGATTGAGAGAGCGGCGATCGATTTCCTGAAATAA
- a CDS encoding transketolase: MNKLELAKTANEVRKGIVTAVHSAKAGHPGGSLSAADLFTYLYFEEMNIDPKNPKMEDRDRFVLSKGHTAPGLYSALAHRGYFPVEDLKTLRKLGSYLQGHPCMQDTPGVDMSSGSLGQGLSAAVGMALAAKMDKKDYRVYCLCGDGEIQEGQIWEAAMFAGHRKLDNLVVIVDNNGLQIDGKVEDVCSPYPIDKKFDAFNFHTINIDGNDLEQIAAAMKEARETKGQPTAIVMKTVKGKGVSFMENNAGWHGKAPSDEEYATAIADLEKIGAELGGAN; the protein is encoded by the coding sequence ATGAACAAACTGGAATTAGCAAAGACAGCTAATGAAGTGCGTAAAGGTATCGTAACAGCAGTGCATAGTGCGAAAGCAGGACATCCGGGCGGATCTCTTTCGGCGGCAGACCTGTTTACGTATCTTTATTTTGAAGAAATGAATATTGATCCGAAAAATCCGAAGATGGAAGATAGAGACAGATTTGTGTTATCGAAAGGACATACGGCTCCCGGTCTCTATTCGGCGTTGGCGCACCGCGGATATTTTCCGGTGGAAGATTTAAAGACACTGCGTAAACTCGGCTCTTATCTGCAGGGACATCCGTGTATGCAGGACACGCCGGGTGTGGATATGTCCAGCGGTTCTCTGGGACAGGGACTTTCCGCAGCGGTAGGTATGGCGCTTGCGGCAAAGATGGACAAAAAGGATTACCGTGTTTACTGTCTGTGCGGTGACGGCGAGATCCAGGAAGGACAGATCTGGGAAGCCGCCATGTTCGCAGGCCACAGAAAGCTGGACAATCTGGTCGTGATCGTGGACAACAACGGTCTTCAGATCGACGGCAAAGTGGAAGATGTTTGTTCTCCTTATCCGATTGATAAAAAATTTGACGCTTTCAATTTCCATACGATCAATATTGACGGCAATGATCTTGAGCAGATCGCAGCAGCGATGAAAGAGGCGAGAGAGACAAAGGGGCAGCCGACGGCGATCGTGATGAAGACCGTAAAGGGCAAAGGCGTATCCTTTATGGAGAACAATGCGGGGTGGCATGGGAAAGCGCCCAGCGATGAGGAATATGCGACCGCGATAGCAGATCTGGAGAAGATCGGAGCAGAACTGGGAGGTGCAAACTAA
- a CDS encoding transketolase family protein codes for MADAKKIATRESYGNALAQCGDKYPNLVVLDADLAGATKTSVFQKAFPDRHIDCGIAECNMTGIAAGLATCGKVPFISSFAMFAAGRNFEQVRNAIGYPHLNVKIGATHAGITVGEDGATHQCNEDIALMRTIPGMTVIVPADDIEAKAAVEAAIQFDGPVYLRFGRAAVPVINDKPDYKFEIGKGVVVKEGKDVTIVATGTCVSGALEAAEKLAADGIDAEVINIHTIKPIDEELVIASATKTGKVVTVEEHSTIGGLGSAVCDVLSAKAPTKVLKIGMNDVYGESGTAAGLLEKYGLDGKGIYAGVKAFVQE; via the coding sequence ATGGCTGATGCAAAGAAAATAGCAACAAGAGAAAGTTATGGCAATGCACTGGCACAGTGCGGAGATAAATATCCGAATTTAGTCGTATTGGATGCCGATCTGGCAGGTGCGACAAAGACAAGCGTATTTCAGAAAGCATTTCCGGACCGTCACATCGACTGCGGGATCGCGGAATGTAATATGACAGGTATCGCGGCAGGTCTTGCAACTTGCGGCAAAGTGCCGTTTATCAGTTCTTTCGCGATGTTTGCGGCAGGCCGTAATTTTGAGCAGGTGAGAAATGCTATCGGTTATCCGCATCTGAATGTGAAGATCGGCGCAACTCACGCAGGCATTACGGTAGGTGAGGACGGAGCGACACATCAGTGTAATGAAGACATCGCGCTTATGAGAACCATTCCGGGCATGACAGTAATCGTTCCTGCGGATGACATTGAGGCAAAGGCAGCTGTGGAAGCAGCCATCCAGTTTGATGGCCCTGTATATCTGCGCTTTGGACGTGCAGCTGTGCCGGTAATCAATGATAAGCCGGACTATAAATTTGAGATTGGAAAAGGCGTCGTTGTCAAAGAGGGCAAGGATGTGACGATCGTAGCTACGGGCACCTGTGTATCCGGTGCACTGGAAGCAGCGGAAAAGCTGGCAGCAGACGGTATTGATGCAGAAGTGATCAATATCCATACGATCAAGCCGATTGATGAGGAGCTGGTAATCGCTTCCGCGACAAAGACAGGCAAAGTAGTAACCGTGGAGGAACATTCCACAATCGGTGGACTGGGCAGTGCAGTGTGTGACGTACTCAGTGCAAAAGCGCCGACTAAAGTGCTGAAGATCGGTATGAACGATGTGTACGGTGAATCCGGTACGGCAGCAGGACTTCTTGAGAAATATGGTCTGGACGGCAAGGGCATCTATGCAGGCGTGAAAGCGTTTGTTCAGGAGTAA
- the rpe gene encoding ribulose-phosphate 3-epimerase, with protein sequence METIISPSILSADFNVLGEQIKEVERSGAKYLHIDVMDGIFVPSISFGMPVIASIRKNTDLFFDVHLMIVEPIRYIEEFAKAGADLITFHLEAAAGHVQETIDKIRSFGCKVGISIKPKTPVSELEPYLEMADMILIMTVEPGFGGQKYIPSSTEKIRQVRRLSEEKGLAMDIQVDGGIYADNVSVVKEAGANVIVAGSAVFIGDIVENVRKLME encoded by the coding sequence ATGGAGACAATTATTTCACCATCCATTTTGTCTGCGGACTTTAATGTCTTGGGCGAGCAGATAAAAGAAGTAGAGAGATCCGGTGCAAAATATCTTCATATCGATGTTATGGACGGGATATTTGTCCCGTCCATCTCCTTCGGTATGCCGGTGATCGCATCGATCAGGAAAAATACGGATCTGTTCTTTGACGTCCATCTGATGATCGTGGAACCGATTCGATATATTGAGGAATTTGCAAAGGCCGGAGCAGATTTGATTACATTCCACCTGGAAGCTGCGGCGGGCCATGTGCAGGAGACGATCGACAAGATTCGCAGTTTTGGCTGTAAAGTAGGCATTTCTATCAAACCGAAGACACCGGTGTCCGAGCTGGAACCATATTTGGAGATGGCGGATATGATATTGATCATGACGGTGGAGCCCGGTTTTGGCGGACAGAAGTATATTCCGTCTTCGACGGAAAAGATTCGTCAGGTGCGCCGGCTTTCGGAAGAAAAAGGGCTGGCTATGGACATACAGGTTGACGGCGGTATTTATGCAGATAATGTGTCGGTAGTCAAAGAAGCGGGCGCCAATGTGATTGTGGCGGGCAGCGCTGTCTTTATCGGGGACATTGTGGAGAATGTGCGGAAGCTGATGGAGTAG
- the metG gene encoding methionine--tRNA ligase, with translation MSKGAYYITTAIAYTSGKPHIGNSYEIVLADSIARFKRKEGYDVYFQTGTDEHGQKIELKAQEQGLTPKELVDGMAGTVRELWDLMNTSYDRFIRTTDDDHEKQVQKIFRRLYEQGDIYKGSYEGLYCTPCESFWTQSQLVDGKCPDCGREVKPAKEEAYFFRMSKYADRLIEHINSHPEFIQPVSRKNEMMNNFLLPGLQDLCVSRTSFKWGIPVDFDDKHVIYVWLDALTNYITGIGYDCDGNSTDQYKKYWPADLHLIGKDIIRFHTIYWPIFLMALGEPLPKQIFGHPWLLQGDGKMSKSKGNVLYADDLVNFFGVDAVRYFVLHEMPFENDGVISWELLVERLNADLANTLGNLVNRTISMSNKYFGGTVADRGAETDVDADLKAVVTGTLKKVCAKMEELRVADAITEIFTLFKRCNKYIDETEPWLLAKDEARKDRLSTVLYNLTESIVIGASLLEPFMPQTAGRIVSQLNTQLRGFDTLEQFGLYPSGSRVTDKPEILFVRLDVKEVVEKAEAMFAERKAAQQPQQEADETKTDVIDIEQKPEITYDDFAKMQFQVGEIVSCEAVKKSKKLLCSQVRIGSSIKQIVSGIKQYYTPEEMVGKKVMVLVNLKPATLAGVVSEGMLLCAEDAEGNLALVSPEKEMPAGAEIC, from the coding sequence ATGAGTAAGGGAGCGTATTATATTACAACGGCGATTGCCTATACTTCGGGGAAACCTCATATCGGAAACAGTTATGAGATTGTGCTGGCGGACAGCATCGCCCGGTTTAAGAGAAAAGAAGGCTATGACGTTTATTTTCAGACAGGGACGGATGAACATGGACAGAAAATCGAACTTAAAGCCCAGGAGCAGGGACTGACACCCAAAGAGCTGGTAGATGGGATGGCAGGCACGGTTCGGGAACTGTGGGACCTGATGAACACTTCTTATGACAGATTTATCCGTACGACCGACGATGATCATGAGAAACAGGTGCAGAAAATCTTCAGGCGACTGTACGAACAGGGCGACATTTATAAAGGTTCGTATGAAGGGCTTTATTGCACGCCATGTGAATCCTTCTGGACACAGTCGCAGCTGGTAGATGGTAAATGTCCGGACTGCGGCCGGGAAGTGAAACCGGCGAAGGAAGAGGCTTATTTTTTCCGTATGAGCAAATATGCGGACCGGTTGATTGAGCATATCAATTCTCATCCGGAATTTATCCAGCCCGTATCCCGCAAAAATGAGATGATGAATAACTTCCTGCTTCCGGGTCTGCAGGATCTGTGCGTCTCCAGGACTTCCTTCAAATGGGGCATTCCGGTAGATTTTGATGACAAACATGTCATTTATGTCTGGTTGGATGCGCTGACAAACTATATAACCGGTATTGGCTATGACTGTGACGGGAACAGCACAGACCAATATAAAAAATACTGGCCTGCGGACCTGCATCTGATCGGAAAAGATATTATCCGTTTTCATACGATCTACTGGCCGATCTTCCTGATGGCCCTGGGAGAACCACTGCCTAAACAGATATTCGGACATCCGTGGCTGCTGCAGGGCGATGGTAAGATGAGCAAATCGAAAGGAAATGTGCTCTATGCCGATGATCTCGTCAATTTCTTTGGCGTCGATGCTGTCCGTTATTTTGTACTTCATGAAATGCCCTTCGAAAATGACGGTGTGATCTCATGGGAGCTGCTGGTGGAACGATTAAACGCGGACCTGGCCAATACGCTTGGCAATCTTGTCAATCGCACGATCTCTATGAGCAATAAATATTTTGGCGGGACTGTCGCAGATCGGGGTGCAGAGACGGATGTGGATGCGGATCTGAAAGCCGTTGTCACAGGTACGCTGAAAAAAGTATGCGCAAAAATGGAAGAGCTGCGGGTGGCAGATGCGATCACGGAAATATTCACTCTGTTCAAACGCTGCAATAAATATATTGATGAGACAGAGCCATGGCTGCTGGCGAAGGATGAAGCACGGAAAGACAGGCTATCTACAGTGCTCTATAACCTGACGGAAAGTATTGTCATTGGCGCCTCCCTGCTGGAGCCATTTATGCCGCAGACGGCAGGCAGAATCGTCAGCCAGCTGAATACACAGCTTCGCGGGTTTGATACTCTGGAACAGTTTGGGCTTTACCCTTCCGGCAGTCGGGTGACGGACAAGCCGGAGATCCTTTTTGTGAGACTGGATGTCAAAGAAGTGGTGGAGAAAGCGGAAGCGATGTTTGCAGAGAGGAAGGCGGCGCAGCAGCCACAGCAGGAGGCGGACGAGACAAAGACAGACGTGATCGATATCGAGCAGAAACCGGAAATCACGTATGATGATTTTGCGAAGATGCAGTTCCAGGTAGGGGAGATCGTATCCTGCGAGGCGGTCAAAAAATCAAAGAAACTGCTCTGCTCACAGGTCAGGATCGGCAGCAGCATAAAGCAGATCGTATCCGGCATCAAGCAGTATTATACGCCGGAAGAGATGGTCGGCAAAAAGGTGATGGTACTTGTAAACCTGAAACCGGCTACACTGGCTGGCGTCGTATCGGAGGGAATGCTTCTGTGTGCCGAGGATGCAGAAGGCAATCTGGCTCTCGTATCACCGGAGAAAGAAATGCCTGCGGGTGCGGAGATCTGCTGA
- a CDS encoding 2-hydroxyacid dehydrogenase translates to MKIMFYNTKPYDKFWFEPMAKDYGFEIHFVEMQCDEETISLAKGYDAICIFVNDYVNAAMIDRLCEMQIKGILLRCAGFNNVDIKAAEGRLHVLRVPSYSPEAVAEFAMAMLLTVNRYTHRAYTRTRDFNMNINGFMGVDLYSKTAGVVGTGKIGQAMIRILKGFQMDIVAYDPYPNPNLDVNYVSLEELMKRADVISLHCPLTDDTKHLINARTIGMMKKGVYLVNTSRGALIDTEALIDGLLEKRFAGVGLDVYEEEEGVFYEDRSNEIMKDEGLVRLTSFPNVLITSHMGFFTKEATKAIAQVTLENAYALETGKQLVNEVLP, encoded by the coding sequence ATGAAAATCATGTTTTATAATACGAAACCATATGATAAATTCTGGTTTGAACCGATGGCGAAAGACTATGGATTTGAGATCCATTTTGTGGAAATGCAGTGTGATGAGGAGACAATCTCACTGGCGAAAGGGTATGATGCGATCTGCATCTTTGTCAATGATTATGTCAATGCGGCCATGATTGACAGGCTTTGCGAAATGCAGATCAAAGGTATCCTGCTGCGGTGTGCCGGATTTAATAATGTCGATATAAAGGCTGCGGAGGGCAGGCTCCATGTATTGAGAGTTCCCAGCTATTCGCCGGAGGCTGTGGCAGAATTTGCGATGGCAATGCTGCTGACCGTAAATCGGTATACGCATCGGGCTTATACGAGAACAAGAGATTTTAATATGAATATCAATGGCTTCATGGGCGTGGATCTGTATTCCAAGACGGCCGGTGTCGTGGGAACCGGGAAGATCGGACAGGCGATGATACGGATTCTCAAAGGATTCCAGATGGATATTGTGGCTTACGACCCCTATCCGAATCCGAATCTGGATGTCAACTATGTCTCTCTGGAGGAATTGATGAAACGCGCGGACGTCATCAGTCTGCACTGTCCGTTGACAGACGACACAAAACATCTGATCAATGCGCGTACGATCGGCATGATGAAAAAGGGAGTTTATCTTGTCAATACGTCAAGGGGCGCGCTGATTGATACGGAAGCGCTGATTGACGGACTTTTGGAAAAAAGGTTTGCAGGCGTGGGTCTCGATGTATATGAAGAGGAAGAGGGCGTTTTTTACGAGGACCGCTCCAATGAGATCATGAAAGACGAAGGACTTGTAAGGCTCACCTCCTTCCCGAATGTGCTGATTACATCGCATATGGGATTTTTTACGAAGGAGGCAACCAAGGCGATCGCGCAGGTCACGCTGGAGAATGCCTATGCGTTAGAGACAGGTAAACAGCTTGTGAATGAAGTTTTGCCATAG
- a CDS encoding GNAT family N-acetyltransferase → MEEHNSQWEVRPAYREEWQDAMALAWKTFMKYEADDYTPEGVKSFLDFITDSRLYRMFLIGSYEMMVAMKEERMIGMITLRGRNHISLLFVDEKYHRKGVGRSLMQYLCNYLLKEEGISKITVNAAPYGLEFYHKLGFRDTGLEMQQDGIRYTPMEFVF, encoded by the coding sequence ATGGAAGAACACAATTCCCAGTGGGAAGTCAGGCCTGCATATCGGGAAGAGTGGCAGGATGCAATGGCGCTGGCATGGAAAACTTTTATGAAATATGAGGCAGATGATTATACGCCGGAGGGTGTGAAAAGTTTTCTGGATTTTATTACCGATTCGAGACTTTATCGGATGTTTTTGATCGGCAGCTATGAAATGATGGTTGCGATGAAAGAAGAACGTATGATCGGAATGATTACGCTTCGTGGGAGGAATCATATCTCACTTTTGTTCGTGGATGAAAAATATCACAGAAAAGGTGTGGGCAGATCTCTGATGCAATATCTATGCAACTATCTGTTGAAAGAGGAAGGTATATCGAAGATCACAGTCAATGCGGCACCGTATGGGCTGGAATTTTACCATAAACTGGGTTTTCGGGATACCGGGCTGGAGATGCAGCAGGACGGGATACGGTATACACCGATGGAGTTTGTTTTTTAA
- a CDS encoding HD domain-containing phosphohydrolase, with protein MGPMDYITSANICYLICDALKLIDERPIDHGMRVAYMMMKMLQCKGGFDEYEIAEFAFLAMIHDIGAYQTEDFSQALAYDTEEAGNRHAVYGGIFLSNVSPFGARSDIVRYHHLPYTKLSRIQFKDSKIAMCLSLLEDADALYCKDGAEMDCKSFESGVGTRYFPEAVMLFTRCVRIEGMLDQLKSGKYKEELREFMNNVLFTNEEKENYIKFIMHCYSLRGKMRTVEAILCCCAVDEIATSMEMIGREKEKLEYAAMLHDIGMLRFDKAVLKAAEKLEKAAEAVRDHVSIGKDLVERYFDTKEIAEIVAGHHEKLDGRGYPAGLAGDQVTKPQRALQVAEFITKTMLKNRMNLERAEMIALLQKYAEIKELGPKAVQGLADRYDMIDRRIQSETRTFLEMHVRIQNSYKVLTGKNAEEKV; from the coding sequence ATGGGACCGATGGATTATATTACCAGCGCCAATATCTGTTACCTGATCTGTGACGCGCTGAAGCTCATAGACGAGCGACCGATCGATCATGGAATGCGGGTCGCATACATGATGATGAAAATGTTACAGTGTAAAGGCGGCTTTGATGAATATGAGATCGCCGAGTTTGCTTTTCTGGCTATGATCCATGACATCGGAGCTTATCAGACAGAGGACTTTTCACAGGCGCTTGCTTATGACACGGAGGAAGCCGGAAACCGTCATGCCGTATATGGCGGTATTTTTCTGAGTAATGTGTCGCCTTTTGGTGCACGGTCGGACATTGTCAGGTATCATCATCTGCCTTATACAAAGCTGAGCAGAATCCAGTTTAAAGACAGTAAGATCGCCATGTGCCTGAGCCTGTTGGAGGATGCAGATGCCCTGTACTGTAAAGATGGGGCCGAGATGGATTGCAAGAGCTTTGAGTCAGGTGTGGGAACACGGTATTTTCCTGAGGCCGTGATGCTGTTCACACGCTGCGTCCGGATCGAGGGGATGTTGGACCAGCTCAAGTCGGGCAAATACAAAGAAGAACTGCGTGAGTTTATGAACAATGTTCTTTTTACCAATGAAGAAAAAGAAAATTACATTAAATTTATCATGCATTGTTACAGTCTGAGGGGCAAGATGCGGACGGTGGAAGCGATCCTGTGCTGCTGCGCTGTGGACGAAATCGCTACCAGCATGGAAATGATCGGGCGTGAAAAGGAAAAGCTCGAATATGCAGCGATGCTTCATGATATTGGAATGCTCCGGTTTGATAAAGCGGTTCTCAAAGCAGCGGAGAAGCTGGAAAAAGCGGCGGAAGCAGTCAGAGACCATGTGAGCATAGGGAAGGACCTGGTGGAACGATATTTCGATACGAAAGAGATCGCGGAGATCGTGGCCGGACATCATGAAAAGTTAGATGGACGGGGTTATCCGGCAGGACTGGCAGGAGATCAGGTCACAAAACCTCAGCGGGCTCTGCAAGTGGCAGAGTTTATTACAAAAACAATGTTAAAAAACCGCATGAATCTGGAAAGAGCCGAGATGATCGCGCTCCTGCAAAAGTATGCGGAAATCAAGGAACTGGGTCCGAAAGCGGTGCAGGGGCTGGCTGACCGCTATGATATGATAGACAGAAGGATACAGTCGGAGACGAGAACGTTTCTGGAGATGCACGTTCGTATCCAAAACAGTTATAAGGTTCTGACGGGCAAAAATGCAGAGGAAAAAGTATGA
- a CDS encoding DUF624 domain-containing protein → MNRLFDADNPIMSLLSRAADLVWLNLLTLICCIPVVTAGAALTALYYVCIKIVRDEEGYLTRSYLKSFRDNFVQATVLWLLFLVVLAIGGVDFYFIATLSGSSAFIMRMIVCAFFFFFLCGSIYCFPLLARFENSLKTTIKNSFLLGIVNFPKSLCILFIQGIFALSFVLFFIWLLPFFFLFGISLPVYLTSHLFSGIFQKLEPEEEEISESV, encoded by the coding sequence ATGAATCGTTTATTTGATGCTGATAATCCGATTATGTCACTTCTTAGCAGAGCTGCAGACCTTGTCTGGCTCAATCTGCTGACACTCATCTGCTGCATCCCTGTTGTCACGGCGGGGGCGGCATTGACGGCTCTGTATTATGTGTGTATTAAAATAGTCAGAGATGAGGAAGGCTACCTGACCAGAAGCTATCTGAAATCATTCAGGGATAACTTTGTGCAGGCGACGGTTCTCTGGCTCTTATTTCTTGTGGTACTTGCCATAGGAGGCGTGGATTTTTATTTTATAGCAACGCTGAGCGGCAGCAGCGCTTTTATCATGCGGATGATTGTGTGCGCTTTTTTCTTTTTCTTTTTGTGCGGCAGTATTTATTGTTTTCCGCTTTTGGCAAGATTTGAAAATTCCCTGAAAACGACGATCAAAAACTCATTTTTGCTCGGTATTGTTAATTTCCCCAAGTCACTGTGTATTCTTTTTATTCAGGGGATCTTTGCCCTGTCTTTTGTGTTGTTTTTTATATGGCTGTTGCCTTTCTTTTTCTTATTCGGCATTTCGCTTCCGGTTTATCTGACTTCTCACCTGTTTTCCGGCATATTTCAAAAGCTGGAGCCGGAGGAGGAAGAAATTAGTGAATCTGTATAG